The following are encoded together in the Coffea arabica cultivar ET-39 chromosome 1c, Coffea Arabica ET-39 HiFi, whole genome shotgun sequence genome:
- the LOC113730864 gene encoding probable inactive receptor-like protein kinase At3g56050 isoform X3, which yields MLLHVIAISTVLSVFQCKMSFSWSLNNEGLALLRFKERVVNDPFNALRSWKYIDGDLDPCSWFGVECSDGNVITLTLRDLCLEGTLAPELGQLTYLRYINLRNNSFSGIIPKEIGELKELEVLDLGYNNFTGPFPLDTGNNISLLILLLDNNEFISGLPPEINDLKVISESQVDENQISSVALASSNRLSNACRETVQYGYTALRRLLQGIDFLNPTEAEKNKHNSRGQILAITSSLSPSPSPSPEQPFSSISVPPSTSTLLPTEAPSPSASTPSQSPVLSPNAAPPTLESPPVVIPEDSPLLSPSPALAPTNILKNKKKSNNHTIFILSGVIGGSVLVLVSVLSLLYCRSNKVVTVKPWATGLSGQLQKAFVTGVPKLQRSELEAACEDFSNIIASLSDGTVYKGTLSSGVEIAVTSTAVKSAKDWSKNLEAQFRNKIDTLSKVNHKNFVNLIGFCEEQEPFARMMVFEYAPNGTLFEHLHIKESEHLDWATRLRIAVGMAYCLEYMHQLNPPIAHCNLQSSSVYLTEDYAAKISDLSFWNEVIAAKIGKAATVELLETTSADPESNIYNFGVILLEMITGRLPYSVTDGYIVDWALNYFRIGRPLRDIVDPTLYSFREEELEKLIPLVKDCLLPNPEQRPRMREIAATLKEITALDPDGATPKSSPLWWAELEILSTVSS from the exons ATG CTGCTACACGTTATTGCAATCTCCACGGTGCTAAGCGTTTTTCAGTGCAAAATGAGCTTCAGTTGGTCTCTCAATAATGAAg GGTTGGCGCTATTGAGATTTAAAGAGAGAGTGGTAAATGATCCGTTTAATGCTTTGCGGAGCTGGAAGTACATTGATGGAGACTTGGATCCATGTTCGTGGTTTGGCGTCGAGTGCTCTGATGGAAACGTAATTACATT GACACTGAGAGATCTCTGTCTTGAAGGAACATTGGCACCAGAACTAGGTCAGCTGACGTATCTAAGATACAT AAATTTACGCAATAATTCCTTTTCTGGGATTATTCCTAAAGAAATTGGAGAACTGAAGGAGCTCGAAGTATTAGACTTGGGATATAATAACTTTACTGGGCCATTCCCCTTGGATACTGGCAACAATATATCCCTCTTAATTCT CTTATTGGATAATAATGAGTTTATCAGTGGCTTGCCTCCTGAAATCAATGATCTTAAGGTGATTTCTGAATCTCAAGTGGACGAAAATCAGATAAGCAGTGTTGCTTTAGCAAGTTCGAACAGGCTATCTAATGCATG TAGGGAAACAGTGCAATATGGATATACAGCTCTGCGGAGGCTGCTACAAGGGATCGATTTCCTGAATCCAACTGAAGCTGAGAAAAATAAGCACAATAGTCGGGGTCAAATATTAGCTATAACATCTTCGTTGTCGCCATCGCCATCACCATCACCAGAACAACCATTCTCATCTATATCTGTTCCCCCCTCGACTTCTACATTATTGCCGACAGAGGCTCCATCTCCATCTGCATCCACTCCTTCACAATCTCCAGTACTTTCACCAAATGCAGCTCCTCCCACTCTGGAATCTCCACCAGTTGTTATACCTGAGGATTCCCCTCTTCTGTCCCCTTCACCTGCTTTAGCTCCCACCAATATactaaagaataaaaaaaagtcaaacaacCATACAATCTTTATATTATCTGGAGTAATAGGTGGTTCTGTTCTTGTACTTGTTTCAGTTCTCAGTCTGCTTTATTGCCGTAGCAATAAGGTTGTTACTGTTAAACCTTGGGCTACGGGGTTAAGTGGACAGCTGCAGAAAGCATTTGTAACAG GTGTACCAAAGCTCCAGCGATCAGAACTTGAAGCAGCTTGCGAAGATTTCAGTAACATTATTGCTTCCCTGTCTGATGGTACTGTCTACAAAGGCACTCTTTCAAGTGGTGTTGAAATAGCAGTGACATCTACTGCAGTAAAGTCAGCTAAAGACTGGTCAAAGAATTTAGAAGCCCAGTTCCGGAATAAG ATAGACACCTTATCGAAAGTGAACCACAAGAATTTTGTGAACCTTATCGGATTTTGTGAAGAACAGGAGCCTTTTGCTCGAATGATGGTATTTGAGTATGCTCCAAATGGAACGCTGTTTGAACACCTGCACA TTAAAGAATCAGAGCACCTGGACTGGGCTACAAGGTTGCGCATTGCTGTGGGCATGGCCTACTGCCTGGAGTACATGCACCAACTTAACCCACCTATAGCCCATTGTAACCTACAATCATCATCAGTATATCTTACTGAAGACTATGCAGCCAAAATTTCGGATTTAAGCTTCTGGAATGAAGTAATTGCAGCAAAGATTGGAAAAGCAGCAACCGTGGAGCTTCTGGAAACTACATCAGCTGATCCAGAGAGCAATATTTACAACTTTGGGGTAATATTGCTCGAAATGATTACTGGCAGGCTTCCATACTCGGTAACTGATGGTTATATAGTGGACTGGGCATTGAACTACTTCAGGATAGGGAGACCCTTAAGAGATATTGTGGACCCTACTTTATATTCTTTTCGGGAGGAAGAGCTAGAGAAACTAATCCCATTGGTGAAAGATTGTCTGCTTCCTAATCCAGAACAGAGACCAAGAATGAGAGAAATTGCGGCGACGTTGAAGGAAATTACGGCTCTGGATCCTGATGGAGCAACACCAAAATCATCACCTCTTTGGTGGGCTGAATTGGAAATTTTGTCAACAGTATCAAGTTAA
- the LOC113730864 gene encoding probable inactive receptor-like protein kinase At3g56050 isoform X4, which translates to MSFSWSLNNEGLALLRFKERVVNDPFNALRSWKYIDGDLDPCSWFGVECSDGNVITLTLRDLCLEGTLAPELGQLTYLRYINLRNNSFSGIIPKEIGELKELEVLDLGYNNFTGPFPLDTGNNISLLILLLDNNEFISGLPPEINDLKVISESQVDENQISSVALASSNRLSNACRETVQYGYTALRRLLQGIDFLNPTEAEKNKHNSRGQILAITSSLSPSPSPSPEQPFSSISVPPSTSTLLPTEAPSPSASTPSQSPVLSPNAAPPTLESPPVVIPEDSPLLSPSPALAPTNILKNKKKSNNHTIFILSGVIGGSVLVLVSVLSLLYCRSNKVVTVKPWATGLSGQLQKAFVTGVPKLQRSELEAACEDFSNIIASLSDGTVYKGTLSSGVEIAVTSTAVKSAKDWSKNLEAQFRNKIDTLSKVNHKNFVNLIGFCEEQEPFARMMVFEYAPNGTLFEHLHIKESEHLDWATRLRIAVGMAYCLEYMHQLNPPIAHCNLQSSSVYLTEDYAAKISDLSFWNEVIAAKIGKAATVELLETTSADPESNIYNFGVILLEMITGRLPYSVTDGYIVDWALNYFRIGRPLRDIVDPTLYSFREEELEKLIPLVKDCLLPNPEQRPRMREIAATLKEITALDPDGATPKSSPLWWAELEILSTVSS; encoded by the exons ATGAGCTTCAGTTGGTCTCTCAATAATGAAg GGTTGGCGCTATTGAGATTTAAAGAGAGAGTGGTAAATGATCCGTTTAATGCTTTGCGGAGCTGGAAGTACATTGATGGAGACTTGGATCCATGTTCGTGGTTTGGCGTCGAGTGCTCTGATGGAAACGTAATTACATT GACACTGAGAGATCTCTGTCTTGAAGGAACATTGGCACCAGAACTAGGTCAGCTGACGTATCTAAGATACAT AAATTTACGCAATAATTCCTTTTCTGGGATTATTCCTAAAGAAATTGGAGAACTGAAGGAGCTCGAAGTATTAGACTTGGGATATAATAACTTTACTGGGCCATTCCCCTTGGATACTGGCAACAATATATCCCTCTTAATTCT CTTATTGGATAATAATGAGTTTATCAGTGGCTTGCCTCCTGAAATCAATGATCTTAAGGTGATTTCTGAATCTCAAGTGGACGAAAATCAGATAAGCAGTGTTGCTTTAGCAAGTTCGAACAGGCTATCTAATGCATG TAGGGAAACAGTGCAATATGGATATACAGCTCTGCGGAGGCTGCTACAAGGGATCGATTTCCTGAATCCAACTGAAGCTGAGAAAAATAAGCACAATAGTCGGGGTCAAATATTAGCTATAACATCTTCGTTGTCGCCATCGCCATCACCATCACCAGAACAACCATTCTCATCTATATCTGTTCCCCCCTCGACTTCTACATTATTGCCGACAGAGGCTCCATCTCCATCTGCATCCACTCCTTCACAATCTCCAGTACTTTCACCAAATGCAGCTCCTCCCACTCTGGAATCTCCACCAGTTGTTATACCTGAGGATTCCCCTCTTCTGTCCCCTTCACCTGCTTTAGCTCCCACCAATATactaaagaataaaaaaaagtcaaacaacCATACAATCTTTATATTATCTGGAGTAATAGGTGGTTCTGTTCTTGTACTTGTTTCAGTTCTCAGTCTGCTTTATTGCCGTAGCAATAAGGTTGTTACTGTTAAACCTTGGGCTACGGGGTTAAGTGGACAGCTGCAGAAAGCATTTGTAACAG GTGTACCAAAGCTCCAGCGATCAGAACTTGAAGCAGCTTGCGAAGATTTCAGTAACATTATTGCTTCCCTGTCTGATGGTACTGTCTACAAAGGCACTCTTTCAAGTGGTGTTGAAATAGCAGTGACATCTACTGCAGTAAAGTCAGCTAAAGACTGGTCAAAGAATTTAGAAGCCCAGTTCCGGAATAAG ATAGACACCTTATCGAAAGTGAACCACAAGAATTTTGTGAACCTTATCGGATTTTGTGAAGAACAGGAGCCTTTTGCTCGAATGATGGTATTTGAGTATGCTCCAAATGGAACGCTGTTTGAACACCTGCACA TTAAAGAATCAGAGCACCTGGACTGGGCTACAAGGTTGCGCATTGCTGTGGGCATGGCCTACTGCCTGGAGTACATGCACCAACTTAACCCACCTATAGCCCATTGTAACCTACAATCATCATCAGTATATCTTACTGAAGACTATGCAGCCAAAATTTCGGATTTAAGCTTCTGGAATGAAGTAATTGCAGCAAAGATTGGAAAAGCAGCAACCGTGGAGCTTCTGGAAACTACATCAGCTGATCCAGAGAGCAATATTTACAACTTTGGGGTAATATTGCTCGAAATGATTACTGGCAGGCTTCCATACTCGGTAACTGATGGTTATATAGTGGACTGGGCATTGAACTACTTCAGGATAGGGAGACCCTTAAGAGATATTGTGGACCCTACTTTATATTCTTTTCGGGAGGAAGAGCTAGAGAAACTAATCCCATTGGTGAAAGATTGTCTGCTTCCTAATCCAGAACAGAGACCAAGAATGAGAGAAATTGCGGCGACGTTGAAGGAAATTACGGCTCTGGATCCTGATGGAGCAACACCAAAATCATCACCTCTTTGGTGGGCTGAATTGGAAATTTTGTCAACAGTATCAAGTTAA
- the LOC113730864 gene encoding probable inactive receptor-like protein kinase At3g56050 isoform X1, with translation MVRNWKWTSFQLLHVIAISTVLSVFQCKMSFSWSLNNEGLALLRFKERVVNDPFNALRSWKYIDGDLDPCSWFGVECSDGNVITLTLRDLCLEGTLAPELGQLTYLRYINLRNNSFSGIIPKEIGELKELEVLDLGYNNFTGPFPLDTGNNISLLILLLDNNEFISGLPPEINDLKVISESQVDENQISSVALASSNRLSNACRETVQYGYTALRRLLQGIDFLNPTEAEKNKHNSRGQILAITSSLSPSPSPSPEQPFSSISVPPSTSTLLPTEAPSPSASTPSQSPVLSPNAAPPTLESPPVVIPEDSPLLSPSPALAPTNILKNKKKSNNHTIFILSGVIGGSVLVLVSVLSLLYCRSNKVVTVKPWATGLSGQLQKAFVTGVPKLQRSELEAACEDFSNIIASLSDGTVYKGTLSSGVEIAVTSTAVKSAKDWSKNLEAQFRNKIDTLSKVNHKNFVNLIGFCEEQEPFARMMVFEYAPNGTLFEHLHIKESEHLDWATRLRIAVGMAYCLEYMHQLNPPIAHCNLQSSSVYLTEDYAAKISDLSFWNEVIAAKIGKAATVELLETTSADPESNIYNFGVILLEMITGRLPYSVTDGYIVDWALNYFRIGRPLRDIVDPTLYSFREEELEKLIPLVKDCLLPNPEQRPRMREIAATLKEITALDPDGATPKSSPLWWAELEILSTVSS, from the exons ATGGTCCGGAATTGGAAATGGACAAGTTTTCAGCTGCTACACGTTATTGCAATCTCCACGGTGCTAAGCGTTTTTCAGTGCAAAATGAGCTTCAGTTGGTCTCTCAATAATGAAg GGTTGGCGCTATTGAGATTTAAAGAGAGAGTGGTAAATGATCCGTTTAATGCTTTGCGGAGCTGGAAGTACATTGATGGAGACTTGGATCCATGTTCGTGGTTTGGCGTCGAGTGCTCTGATGGAAACGTAATTACATT GACACTGAGAGATCTCTGTCTTGAAGGAACATTGGCACCAGAACTAGGTCAGCTGACGTATCTAAGATACAT AAATTTACGCAATAATTCCTTTTCTGGGATTATTCCTAAAGAAATTGGAGAACTGAAGGAGCTCGAAGTATTAGACTTGGGATATAATAACTTTACTGGGCCATTCCCCTTGGATACTGGCAACAATATATCCCTCTTAATTCT CTTATTGGATAATAATGAGTTTATCAGTGGCTTGCCTCCTGAAATCAATGATCTTAAGGTGATTTCTGAATCTCAAGTGGACGAAAATCAGATAAGCAGTGTTGCTTTAGCAAGTTCGAACAGGCTATCTAATGCATG TAGGGAAACAGTGCAATATGGATATACAGCTCTGCGGAGGCTGCTACAAGGGATCGATTTCCTGAATCCAACTGAAGCTGAGAAAAATAAGCACAATAGTCGGGGTCAAATATTAGCTATAACATCTTCGTTGTCGCCATCGCCATCACCATCACCAGAACAACCATTCTCATCTATATCTGTTCCCCCCTCGACTTCTACATTATTGCCGACAGAGGCTCCATCTCCATCTGCATCCACTCCTTCACAATCTCCAGTACTTTCACCAAATGCAGCTCCTCCCACTCTGGAATCTCCACCAGTTGTTATACCTGAGGATTCCCCTCTTCTGTCCCCTTCACCTGCTTTAGCTCCCACCAATATactaaagaataaaaaaaagtcaaacaacCATACAATCTTTATATTATCTGGAGTAATAGGTGGTTCTGTTCTTGTACTTGTTTCAGTTCTCAGTCTGCTTTATTGCCGTAGCAATAAGGTTGTTACTGTTAAACCTTGGGCTACGGGGTTAAGTGGACAGCTGCAGAAAGCATTTGTAACAG GTGTACCAAAGCTCCAGCGATCAGAACTTGAAGCAGCTTGCGAAGATTTCAGTAACATTATTGCTTCCCTGTCTGATGGTACTGTCTACAAAGGCACTCTTTCAAGTGGTGTTGAAATAGCAGTGACATCTACTGCAGTAAAGTCAGCTAAAGACTGGTCAAAGAATTTAGAAGCCCAGTTCCGGAATAAG ATAGACACCTTATCGAAAGTGAACCACAAGAATTTTGTGAACCTTATCGGATTTTGTGAAGAACAGGAGCCTTTTGCTCGAATGATGGTATTTGAGTATGCTCCAAATGGAACGCTGTTTGAACACCTGCACA TTAAAGAATCAGAGCACCTGGACTGGGCTACAAGGTTGCGCATTGCTGTGGGCATGGCCTACTGCCTGGAGTACATGCACCAACTTAACCCACCTATAGCCCATTGTAACCTACAATCATCATCAGTATATCTTACTGAAGACTATGCAGCCAAAATTTCGGATTTAAGCTTCTGGAATGAAGTAATTGCAGCAAAGATTGGAAAAGCAGCAACCGTGGAGCTTCTGGAAACTACATCAGCTGATCCAGAGAGCAATATTTACAACTTTGGGGTAATATTGCTCGAAATGATTACTGGCAGGCTTCCATACTCGGTAACTGATGGTTATATAGTGGACTGGGCATTGAACTACTTCAGGATAGGGAGACCCTTAAGAGATATTGTGGACCCTACTTTATATTCTTTTCGGGAGGAAGAGCTAGAGAAACTAATCCCATTGGTGAAAGATTGTCTGCTTCCTAATCCAGAACAGAGACCAAGAATGAGAGAAATTGCGGCGACGTTGAAGGAAATTACGGCTCTGGATCCTGATGGAGCAACACCAAAATCATCACCTCTTTGGTGGGCTGAATTGGAAATTTTGTCAACAGTATCAAGTTAA
- the LOC113730864 gene encoding probable inactive receptor-like protein kinase At3g56050 isoform X2, with protein MVRNWKWTSFQLLHVIAISTVLSVFQCKMSFSWSLNNEGLALLRFKERVVNDPFNALRSWKYIDGDLDPCSWFGVECSDGNVITLTLRDLCLEGTLAPELGQLTYLRYINLRNNSFSGIIPKEIGELKELEVLDLGYNNFTGPFPLDTGNNISLLILLLDNNEFISGLPPEINDLKVISESQVDENQISSVALASSNRLSNAWETVQYGYTALRRLLQGIDFLNPTEAEKNKHNSRGQILAITSSLSPSPSPSPEQPFSSISVPPSTSTLLPTEAPSPSASTPSQSPVLSPNAAPPTLESPPVVIPEDSPLLSPSPALAPTNILKNKKKSNNHTIFILSGVIGGSVLVLVSVLSLLYCRSNKVVTVKPWATGLSGQLQKAFVTGVPKLQRSELEAACEDFSNIIASLSDGTVYKGTLSSGVEIAVTSTAVKSAKDWSKNLEAQFRNKIDTLSKVNHKNFVNLIGFCEEQEPFARMMVFEYAPNGTLFEHLHIKESEHLDWATRLRIAVGMAYCLEYMHQLNPPIAHCNLQSSSVYLTEDYAAKISDLSFWNEVIAAKIGKAATVELLETTSADPESNIYNFGVILLEMITGRLPYSVTDGYIVDWALNYFRIGRPLRDIVDPTLYSFREEELEKLIPLVKDCLLPNPEQRPRMREIAATLKEITALDPDGATPKSSPLWWAELEILSTVSS; from the exons ATGGTCCGGAATTGGAAATGGACAAGTTTTCAGCTGCTACACGTTATTGCAATCTCCACGGTGCTAAGCGTTTTTCAGTGCAAAATGAGCTTCAGTTGGTCTCTCAATAATGAAg GGTTGGCGCTATTGAGATTTAAAGAGAGAGTGGTAAATGATCCGTTTAATGCTTTGCGGAGCTGGAAGTACATTGATGGAGACTTGGATCCATGTTCGTGGTTTGGCGTCGAGTGCTCTGATGGAAACGTAATTACATT GACACTGAGAGATCTCTGTCTTGAAGGAACATTGGCACCAGAACTAGGTCAGCTGACGTATCTAAGATACAT AAATTTACGCAATAATTCCTTTTCTGGGATTATTCCTAAAGAAATTGGAGAACTGAAGGAGCTCGAAGTATTAGACTTGGGATATAATAACTTTACTGGGCCATTCCCCTTGGATACTGGCAACAATATATCCCTCTTAATTCT CTTATTGGATAATAATGAGTTTATCAGTGGCTTGCCTCCTGAAATCAATGATCTTAAGGTGATTTCTGAATCTCAAGTGGACGAAAATCAGATAAGCAGTGTTGCTTTAGCAAGTTCGAACAGGCTATCTAATGCATG GGAAACAGTGCAATATGGATATACAGCTCTGCGGAGGCTGCTACAAGGGATCGATTTCCTGAATCCAACTGAAGCTGAGAAAAATAAGCACAATAGTCGGGGTCAAATATTAGCTATAACATCTTCGTTGTCGCCATCGCCATCACCATCACCAGAACAACCATTCTCATCTATATCTGTTCCCCCCTCGACTTCTACATTATTGCCGACAGAGGCTCCATCTCCATCTGCATCCACTCCTTCACAATCTCCAGTACTTTCACCAAATGCAGCTCCTCCCACTCTGGAATCTCCACCAGTTGTTATACCTGAGGATTCCCCTCTTCTGTCCCCTTCACCTGCTTTAGCTCCCACCAATATactaaagaataaaaaaaagtcaaacaacCATACAATCTTTATATTATCTGGAGTAATAGGTGGTTCTGTTCTTGTACTTGTTTCAGTTCTCAGTCTGCTTTATTGCCGTAGCAATAAGGTTGTTACTGTTAAACCTTGGGCTACGGGGTTAAGTGGACAGCTGCAGAAAGCATTTGTAACAG GTGTACCAAAGCTCCAGCGATCAGAACTTGAAGCAGCTTGCGAAGATTTCAGTAACATTATTGCTTCCCTGTCTGATGGTACTGTCTACAAAGGCACTCTTTCAAGTGGTGTTGAAATAGCAGTGACATCTACTGCAGTAAAGTCAGCTAAAGACTGGTCAAAGAATTTAGAAGCCCAGTTCCGGAATAAG ATAGACACCTTATCGAAAGTGAACCACAAGAATTTTGTGAACCTTATCGGATTTTGTGAAGAACAGGAGCCTTTTGCTCGAATGATGGTATTTGAGTATGCTCCAAATGGAACGCTGTTTGAACACCTGCACA TTAAAGAATCAGAGCACCTGGACTGGGCTACAAGGTTGCGCATTGCTGTGGGCATGGCCTACTGCCTGGAGTACATGCACCAACTTAACCCACCTATAGCCCATTGTAACCTACAATCATCATCAGTATATCTTACTGAAGACTATGCAGCCAAAATTTCGGATTTAAGCTTCTGGAATGAAGTAATTGCAGCAAAGATTGGAAAAGCAGCAACCGTGGAGCTTCTGGAAACTACATCAGCTGATCCAGAGAGCAATATTTACAACTTTGGGGTAATATTGCTCGAAATGATTACTGGCAGGCTTCCATACTCGGTAACTGATGGTTATATAGTGGACTGGGCATTGAACTACTTCAGGATAGGGAGACCCTTAAGAGATATTGTGGACCCTACTTTATATTCTTTTCGGGAGGAAGAGCTAGAGAAACTAATCCCATTGGTGAAAGATTGTCTGCTTCCTAATCCAGAACAGAGACCAAGAATGAGAGAAATTGCGGCGACGTTGAAGGAAATTACGGCTCTGGATCCTGATGGAGCAACACCAAAATCATCACCTCTTTGGTGGGCTGAATTGGAAATTTTGTCAACAGTATCAAGTTAA
- the LOC113730864 gene encoding probable inactive receptor-like protein kinase At3g56050 isoform X5 codes for MSFSWSLNNEGLALLRFKERVVNDPFNALRSWKYIDGDLDPCSWFGVECSDGNVITLTLRDLCLEGTLAPELGQLTYLRYINLRNNSFSGIIPKEIGELKELEVLDLGYNNFTGPFPLDTGNNISLLILLLDNNEFISGLPPEINDLKVISESQVDENQISSVALASSNRLSNAWETVQYGYTALRRLLQGIDFLNPTEAEKNKHNSRGQILAITSSLSPSPSPSPEQPFSSISVPPSTSTLLPTEAPSPSASTPSQSPVLSPNAAPPTLESPPVVIPEDSPLLSPSPALAPTNILKNKKKSNNHTIFILSGVIGGSVLVLVSVLSLLYCRSNKVVTVKPWATGLSGQLQKAFVTGVPKLQRSELEAACEDFSNIIASLSDGTVYKGTLSSGVEIAVTSTAVKSAKDWSKNLEAQFRNKIDTLSKVNHKNFVNLIGFCEEQEPFARMMVFEYAPNGTLFEHLHIKESEHLDWATRLRIAVGMAYCLEYMHQLNPPIAHCNLQSSSVYLTEDYAAKISDLSFWNEVIAAKIGKAATVELLETTSADPESNIYNFGVILLEMITGRLPYSVTDGYIVDWALNYFRIGRPLRDIVDPTLYSFREEELEKLIPLVKDCLLPNPEQRPRMREIAATLKEITALDPDGATPKSSPLWWAELEILSTVSS; via the exons ATGAGCTTCAGTTGGTCTCTCAATAATGAAg GGTTGGCGCTATTGAGATTTAAAGAGAGAGTGGTAAATGATCCGTTTAATGCTTTGCGGAGCTGGAAGTACATTGATGGAGACTTGGATCCATGTTCGTGGTTTGGCGTCGAGTGCTCTGATGGAAACGTAATTACATT GACACTGAGAGATCTCTGTCTTGAAGGAACATTGGCACCAGAACTAGGTCAGCTGACGTATCTAAGATACAT AAATTTACGCAATAATTCCTTTTCTGGGATTATTCCTAAAGAAATTGGAGAACTGAAGGAGCTCGAAGTATTAGACTTGGGATATAATAACTTTACTGGGCCATTCCCCTTGGATACTGGCAACAATATATCCCTCTTAATTCT CTTATTGGATAATAATGAGTTTATCAGTGGCTTGCCTCCTGAAATCAATGATCTTAAGGTGATTTCTGAATCTCAAGTGGACGAAAATCAGATAAGCAGTGTTGCTTTAGCAAGTTCGAACAGGCTATCTAATGCATG GGAAACAGTGCAATATGGATATACAGCTCTGCGGAGGCTGCTACAAGGGATCGATTTCCTGAATCCAACTGAAGCTGAGAAAAATAAGCACAATAGTCGGGGTCAAATATTAGCTATAACATCTTCGTTGTCGCCATCGCCATCACCATCACCAGAACAACCATTCTCATCTATATCTGTTCCCCCCTCGACTTCTACATTATTGCCGACAGAGGCTCCATCTCCATCTGCATCCACTCCTTCACAATCTCCAGTACTTTCACCAAATGCAGCTCCTCCCACTCTGGAATCTCCACCAGTTGTTATACCTGAGGATTCCCCTCTTCTGTCCCCTTCACCTGCTTTAGCTCCCACCAATATactaaagaataaaaaaaagtcaaacaacCATACAATCTTTATATTATCTGGAGTAATAGGTGGTTCTGTTCTTGTACTTGTTTCAGTTCTCAGTCTGCTTTATTGCCGTAGCAATAAGGTTGTTACTGTTAAACCTTGGGCTACGGGGTTAAGTGGACAGCTGCAGAAAGCATTTGTAACAG GTGTACCAAAGCTCCAGCGATCAGAACTTGAAGCAGCTTGCGAAGATTTCAGTAACATTATTGCTTCCCTGTCTGATGGTACTGTCTACAAAGGCACTCTTTCAAGTGGTGTTGAAATAGCAGTGACATCTACTGCAGTAAAGTCAGCTAAAGACTGGTCAAAGAATTTAGAAGCCCAGTTCCGGAATAAG ATAGACACCTTATCGAAAGTGAACCACAAGAATTTTGTGAACCTTATCGGATTTTGTGAAGAACAGGAGCCTTTTGCTCGAATGATGGTATTTGAGTATGCTCCAAATGGAACGCTGTTTGAACACCTGCACA TTAAAGAATCAGAGCACCTGGACTGGGCTACAAGGTTGCGCATTGCTGTGGGCATGGCCTACTGCCTGGAGTACATGCACCAACTTAACCCACCTATAGCCCATTGTAACCTACAATCATCATCAGTATATCTTACTGAAGACTATGCAGCCAAAATTTCGGATTTAAGCTTCTGGAATGAAGTAATTGCAGCAAAGATTGGAAAAGCAGCAACCGTGGAGCTTCTGGAAACTACATCAGCTGATCCAGAGAGCAATATTTACAACTTTGGGGTAATATTGCTCGAAATGATTACTGGCAGGCTTCCATACTCGGTAACTGATGGTTATATAGTGGACTGGGCATTGAACTACTTCAGGATAGGGAGACCCTTAAGAGATATTGTGGACCCTACTTTATATTCTTTTCGGGAGGAAGAGCTAGAGAAACTAATCCCATTGGTGAAAGATTGTCTGCTTCCTAATCCAGAACAGAGACCAAGAATGAGAGAAATTGCGGCGACGTTGAAGGAAATTACGGCTCTGGATCCTGATGGAGCAACACCAAAATCATCACCTCTTTGGTGGGCTGAATTGGAAATTTTGTCAACAGTATCAAGTTAA